The following proteins are co-located in the Paraburkholderia phytofirmans PsJN genome:
- a CDS encoding primosomal protein N', producing MSEVFVRVALDHPLATLFDYRFDTPVPVAPGMLVSVPFGKRHVVGLVCEVTAHSDVPADRLRSVEGVCTACPPVSSEWLKLAAFAADYYQRGLGEVALPALPQALRDASRWSRLFAPEERYSLTPAGRVALPDALPARASALRKLAQALAETEFLLAADARALHPKAIATLDAWRAEGWVALDVIEAAAALATAASADVPAPALPTLTDEQAAAVEAIRDADGFAPFLLHGVTGSGKTEVYLRALAEILAAKPDAQALVLVPEINLTPQFEAAFRARFAALEGTSIVTLHSGLAEGERARNWFAAHTGRARIVLGTRLAVLASLPQLAIIVVDEEHDPAYKQQEGLRYSARDLAIYRAKQLGLPVVLGSATPSLESWWQADQGRYKRLTLSRRAVAEAVLPTVKLIDLEEERRRGRASVEGLSGPLIAALKARLERGEQSLVFLNRRGYAPQLACDACGWVAGCPRCSAYVVLHKPERALRCHHCGWEARIPRSCPECGNVDIAPMGRGTQRVEETLASAVPGARILRIDADSTRRKGSAQALFSDVHAGEVDILVGTQMIAKGHDFQRVSLVGVLNADTALFSHDFRASERLFAQLMQVSGRAGRAGLPGEVLVQTRYPRHALYHALGRHDYVGFANSTLAERRDAHLPPFVYQALLRAEGRTLEAALAFLQQAAAELTGIAAAERVTVYDAVPLTIVKVMHVHRAQLLIESASRAALQATLRAWQPLLRGLKGVLRWNLEVDPLDI from the coding sequence GTGAGCGAGGTGTTCGTCCGCGTCGCACTCGACCATCCGCTGGCGACCTTGTTCGACTACCGTTTCGACACGCCTGTGCCTGTCGCGCCGGGCATGCTGGTGAGCGTGCCGTTCGGGAAACGCCATGTCGTCGGGCTCGTCTGCGAAGTGACCGCTCACAGCGACGTGCCGGCAGATCGTCTTCGTTCCGTAGAAGGCGTGTGCACCGCCTGCCCGCCGGTGTCGTCGGAATGGCTGAAGCTGGCCGCGTTTGCCGCCGACTACTACCAGCGCGGCCTCGGAGAGGTTGCGTTGCCCGCGTTGCCACAGGCGTTGCGCGATGCGTCGCGCTGGTCGCGCCTGTTCGCGCCGGAAGAGCGCTACAGTCTCACGCCCGCAGGCCGCGTCGCGTTGCCCGATGCCCTGCCGGCGCGGGCAAGCGCCTTGCGGAAATTGGCGCAGGCGTTGGCCGAAACAGAGTTCCTGCTTGCCGCCGACGCCCGCGCGCTACACCCCAAAGCGATTGCAACACTCGACGCCTGGCGGGCGGAGGGCTGGGTTGCATTGGACGTTATCGAAGCCGCGGCGGCGCTGGCCACAGCCGCTTCGGCTGACGTGCCCGCGCCCGCGCTGCCCACGCTCACGGACGAGCAGGCGGCAGCCGTCGAAGCCATCCGCGATGCCGACGGCTTTGCGCCGTTTCTGCTGCACGGCGTGACGGGCAGCGGCAAAACGGAGGTCTATTTGCGCGCGCTCGCGGAGATTTTGGCCGCGAAGCCCGACGCCCAGGCGCTCGTCCTCGTCCCCGAAATCAATCTCACGCCGCAGTTCGAAGCGGCCTTCCGTGCGCGCTTCGCCGCGCTCGAGGGCACGTCGATCGTCACGCTGCACAGCGGCCTCGCGGAAGGCGAGCGCGCCCGCAACTGGTTCGCTGCGCACACCGGCCGCGCGCGCATCGTGCTCGGCACGCGGCTGGCGGTGCTGGCGTCGCTGCCCCAGCTCGCGATCATCGTCGTCGACGAGGAGCACGATCCGGCTTACAAGCAGCAGGAAGGTTTGCGTTACTCGGCGCGCGATCTGGCGATTTATCGCGCCAAGCAACTCGGCTTGCCGGTCGTGCTCGGTTCGGCCACGCCGTCGCTGGAAAGCTGGTGGCAGGCGGACCAGGGCCGCTACAAGCGGCTCACCTTGTCGCGCCGTGCCGTCGCCGAGGCCGTTTTGCCCACCGTCAAACTGATCGATCTGGAAGAGGAGAGGCGGCGCGGGCGGGCATCGGTGGAAGGTTTGTCGGGGCCGCTGATCGCGGCGCTGAAGGCGCGGCTCGAACGCGGCGAGCAAAGCCTGGTGTTCCTGAACCGCCGCGGTTACGCGCCGCAGCTTGCCTGCGATGCCTGCGGCTGGGTCGCCGGTTGTCCACGGTGCAGCGCGTATGTCGTGCTGCATAAGCCCGAGCGCGCGCTGCGCTGCCACCACTGCGGCTGGGAAGCGCGTATCCCGCGTTCGTGCCCGGAGTGCGGCAACGTGGATATCGCGCCGATGGGCCGCGGCACGCAGCGCGTTGAAGAAACGCTGGCGAGCGCGGTGCCCGGCGCCCGCATCTTGCGGATCGACGCCGACAGCACGCGTCGTAAAGGCAGCGCGCAAGCGCTGTTCTCCGACGTCCACGCGGGCGAAGTCGATATCCTTGTCGGCACGCAGATGATCGCCAAAGGTCACGACTTTCAGCGCGTATCGCTGGTCGGCGTGCTGAACGCCGACACCGCGTTGTTTTCCCACGACTTCCGCGCGAGTGAACGCCTTTTCGCGCAACTGATGCAGGTGAGCGGCCGGGCAGGCCGTGCGGGTTTGCCGGGTGAAGTGCTCGTGCAGACACGCTATCCGCGCCACGCGCTCTATCACGCGTTGGGGCGCCACGACTATGTCGGCTTCGCCAATTCCACGCTGGCCGAACGGCGTGACGCGCACTTGCCGCCATTCGTCTATCAGGCTTTGCTGCGCGCCGAAGGTCGCACGCTCGAAGCCGCGCTCGCCTTCCTGCAACAGGCGGCGGCCGAGTTGACCGGCATTGCGGCCGCCGAACGCGTGACGGTCTACGACGCGGTGCCGCTCACCATCGTCAAAGTAATGCACGTGCACCGCGCGCAATTGCTGATCGAGAGCGCGTCGCGGGCCGCCTTGCAGGCGACCTTGCGTGCCTGGCAGCCGCTGCTGCGCGGCCTGAAAGGCGTGCTGCGCTGGAATCTGGAAGTCGATCCGCTCGACATCTAA
- the hemE gene encoding uroporphyrinogen decarboxylase, which translates to MAHKLLNDTFLRALLRQPTDYTPIWLMRQAGRYLPEYNATRGRAGSFLGLAKSPAYATEVTLQPLDRYPLDAAILFSDILTVPDAMGLGLEFVTGEGPKFVRPVRTEDDVARLAVPDIDATLRYVTDAVREIRTALTDAQGRQRVPLIGFSGSPWTLACYMVEGGGSADFRTVKSMLYARPDLMHRILDVNARSVAAYLNAQIEAGAQAVMIFDTWGGALADGVYQRFSLQYIQQVVSQLKRDHGGEKVPVITFTKGGGLWLDEIAETGVDAVGLDWTVNLSKARERVGGKVALQGNIDPSVLFAPPASIRMEARAVLDSFGNHPGHVFNLGHGISQFTPPENVAELVDEVHRHSRAIRSGAHAPA; encoded by the coding sequence GTGGCCCATAAACTCCTGAACGACACTTTCCTGCGCGCACTGCTGCGCCAGCCGACCGACTACACGCCGATCTGGCTGATGCGGCAAGCTGGCCGCTACCTGCCGGAATACAACGCCACGCGCGGTCGCGCGGGCAGTTTTCTCGGTTTGGCGAAGAGCCCAGCGTACGCGACAGAAGTCACGTTGCAGCCGCTCGACCGTTATCCGCTCGACGCCGCGATCCTGTTCTCCGACATCCTCACCGTGCCCGACGCCATGGGTCTCGGCCTCGAATTCGTGACCGGCGAGGGTCCTAAGTTTGTTCGCCCGGTTCGCACGGAAGACGACGTCGCGCGCCTCGCGGTGCCGGACATCGACGCCACGCTGCGCTACGTGACCGACGCCGTGCGCGAAATTCGCACCGCGCTGACCGACGCGCAAGGCCGTCAACGCGTACCGCTGATCGGCTTTTCGGGCAGTCCGTGGACGCTCGCGTGCTACATGGTCGAAGGCGGCGGGTCGGCGGATTTCCGCACGGTGAAGTCGATGCTCTATGCGCGTCCGGATCTGATGCACCGCATTCTCGACGTCAACGCGCGCTCGGTCGCCGCGTATTTGAACGCCCAGATCGAAGCCGGCGCGCAAGCCGTAATGATTTTCGACACGTGGGGCGGGGCGCTGGCTGACGGCGTGTATCAACGTTTCTCGCTGCAGTACATCCAGCAGGTGGTGAGTCAGTTGAAGCGCGACCACGGCGGCGAAAAAGTCCCGGTCATTACCTTCACGAAGGGCGGCGGGCTGTGGCTCGACGAAATCGCCGAAACCGGCGTGGATGCAGTCGGCCTCGACTGGACGGTGAACCTGAGCAAAGCGCGCGAGCGCGTGGGTGGGAAGGTGGCGCTACAGGGCAATATCGATCCATCGGTGCTGTTCGCGCCGCCGGCTTCAATCCGCATGGAAGCGCGCGCGGTGCTCGACAGCTTCGGGAATCATCCCGGCCACGTGTTCAATCTCGGCCACGGCATTTCGCAGTTCACACCGCCGGAGAACGTCGCCGAGCTCGTCGACGAGGTGCATCGTCATAGCCGGGCGATTCGCAGCGGCGCTCATGCACCGGCATGA
- a CDS encoding transporter substrate-binding domain-containing protein, with translation MNKAALALLGTLAGVLMHAGVAGAQTSATTATPSRLDEILARGTLRACTTGDYKPYSFYKADGQFEGIDIDMTESLAKSLGVKTEYIKTSWSNLMNDFVAKCDVGVGGVSPTLERQKRAFFTQAYMVDGKTPIVRCDDVNKYQTVAQIDQPATRVIVNPGGTNERFAKQYFPHANLTVYPDNVTIFKQILAGKADVMVTDASETLLQQKLNPGLCSVHPDKPFQYGEKAWLLPRGDVAFQQYVDQWLHLARATGEYQAISDKWLK, from the coding sequence ATGAACAAGGCAGCACTCGCACTGCTCGGCACGCTGGCCGGCGTTTTGATGCACGCTGGCGTGGCTGGGGCACAGACCAGCGCCACCACGGCAACGCCCTCGCGGCTCGACGAAATTCTCGCGCGCGGCACGCTGCGCGCCTGCACGACGGGCGACTACAAGCCGTATTCGTTTTACAAGGCGGACGGCCAGTTCGAAGGCATTGATATCGACATGACGGAGTCGCTCGCCAAGTCGCTCGGCGTCAAGACGGAGTACATCAAGACGTCTTGGTCGAATCTGATGAACGACTTTGTCGCCAAGTGCGATGTGGGCGTGGGCGGTGTGTCGCCGACCCTCGAGCGGCAGAAGCGCGCGTTTTTCACGCAGGCCTACATGGTCGACGGTAAGACGCCGATCGTTCGGTGCGACGACGTCAACAAATATCAAACCGTCGCGCAAATCGACCAGCCGGCGACACGCGTGATCGTCAATCCGGGCGGCACCAATGAGCGCTTCGCGAAACAGTATTTTCCGCACGCGAACCTGACCGTCTATCCGGATAACGTGACGATCTTCAAGCAGATCCTCGCCGGCAAGGCGGATGTGATGGTGACGGACGCGTCGGAAACTCTGTTGCAGCAAAAGTTGAATCCCGGTCTGTGCTCGGTTCATCCGGACAAGCCGTTCCAGTACGGTGAAAAGGCCTGGCTCTTACCGCGCGGCGATGTGGCGTTCCAGCAATACGTCGACCAATGGTTGCACCTCGCGCGGGCAACAGGCGAATACCAAGCCATTTCGGACAAGTGGCTGAAGTAG
- a CDS encoding AMP-binding protein has translation MATHASGEGALIEPKDGLSYVRGSTDIPLSEATVGRFLRDTAASFPDRPAVVFREQLIRWTWKEFAEEVDILAAGLLTLGIAKGDRVGIWSPNRVEWLLTQFATARIGAVLVNINPAYRLAELEYALNKVGCKAIIAAERFKTSMYLEMLQALAPELATQAPGELHAARLPELRYVIRMCDTETPGMLTFSDVIERGRVCLDVAKLDAIGATLSCHEPINIQFTSGTTGNPKGATLTHSNVVNNARYIAMAMRLSEQDGLCIPVPLYHCFGMVLAVLACVSVGAKMVFPGEGFDPAATLAAVAEEQCTALHGVPTMFIAELDHPNFATYDFSRLRTGIMAGSPCPIETMKKVVSRMHLSEITIAYGMTETSPVSFQSSTTDPLDKRTTTVGRIQPHLEVKIVDPLGAIVPVGETGELCTRGYSVMQGYWGDEAKTRESIVDGWMHTGDLATLDAEGYCNIVGRLKDMLIRGGENIYPREIEEFLFRHPKIQSVQVFGVPDTKYGEEVCAWVVLRSGEQVTAEEIQQFCHGQIAHYKVPKYIRFVDELPMTVTGKVQKFIMREQMISELKLREDKTA, from the coding sequence ATGGCAACGCATGCGTCAGGCGAAGGTGCACTCATCGAACCCAAAGACGGGCTGTCCTATGTCCGCGGGTCGACCGACATTCCGCTGAGCGAAGCGACGGTCGGCCGGTTTCTGCGCGATACGGCGGCAAGCTTTCCGGACCGTCCGGCCGTGGTGTTTCGTGAGCAACTCATTCGGTGGACATGGAAGGAATTCGCTGAAGAAGTCGATATTTTGGCAGCAGGGCTGCTCACGCTTGGTATCGCGAAAGGTGACCGCGTGGGCATCTGGTCGCCAAATCGCGTGGAATGGTTACTGACCCAATTTGCTACCGCGCGCATCGGTGCTGTGCTGGTCAATATCAATCCCGCATACAGGCTCGCGGAGCTCGAGTACGCGCTTAACAAGGTCGGGTGCAAGGCAATCATCGCCGCCGAGCGCTTCAAGACGTCCATGTACCTGGAGATGCTGCAGGCGCTCGCGCCCGAACTGGCCACGCAGGCGCCCGGTGAACTGCACGCGGCGAGGTTGCCGGAATTGCGCTATGTGATTCGTATGTGCGACACAGAAACGCCCGGCATGCTGACCTTTTCCGACGTGATCGAGCGCGGGCGCGTGTGCCTCGACGTGGCGAAGCTCGACGCCATCGGTGCCACGCTCTCCTGCCACGAGCCGATCAATATCCAGTTCACCAGCGGCACGACAGGCAATCCAAAGGGCGCGACGCTGACCCACAGTAACGTGGTGAATAACGCACGTTACATTGCGATGGCGATGCGGCTGAGCGAGCAGGACGGTTTATGCATCCCCGTCCCGCTGTACCACTGTTTCGGCATGGTGCTGGCGGTGCTGGCATGCGTGTCGGTTGGCGCCAAAATGGTGTTTCCGGGCGAGGGCTTCGACCCAGCCGCAACGCTGGCCGCTGTCGCGGAAGAGCAGTGCACCGCGTTGCATGGCGTGCCGACCATGTTTATCGCCGAACTCGATCATCCGAACTTCGCCACCTACGACTTCTCGCGCTTGCGCACCGGCATCATGGCGGGCTCGCCTTGCCCGATCGAAACCATGAAGAAGGTCGTTTCCAGAATGCATCTGAGCGAAATCACTATCGCCTATGGCATGACGGAAACCAGCCCGGTCTCTTTCCAGAGCTCGACGACCGATCCGCTCGACAAGCGCACGACAACGGTCGGCCGCATCCAGCCGCATCTGGAAGTGAAAATCGTCGATCCTCTCGGCGCGATCGTGCCGGTGGGTGAAACCGGCGAGCTATGCACGCGCGGTTATTCGGTGATGCAGGGCTACTGGGGCGACGAGGCGAAGACGCGCGAAAGTATTGTCGACGGCTGGATGCATACCGGCGATCTGGCGACGCTCGATGCCGAAGGCTACTGCAACATAGTCGGCCGGCTGAAGGACATGCTGATTCGCGGCGGCGAGAACATCTATCCGCGCGAGATCGAGGAGTTTCTGTTCCGGCATCCGAAGATTCAGAGCGTGCAGGTGTTCGGCGTCCCTGACACGAAGTACGGCGAGGAGGTGTGTGCGTGGGTCGTATTGCGTTCGGGCGAGCAGGTGACGGCTGAAGAGATCCAGCAGTTCTGCCACGGGCAGATTGCGCACTACAAGGTGCCGAAGTACATCCGCTTCGTCGATGAACTGCCGATGACCGTCACCGGCAAGGTGCAGAAGTTCATCATGCGCGAGCAGATGATCAGCGAATTGAAGCTGCGGGAAGACAAGACGGCGTGA
- a CDS encoding F0F1 ATP synthase subunit epsilon translates to MATIKVDVVSAEEQIFSGQAKFVALPGEAGELGILPGHTPLITRIRPGAVRIEAENGEEEFVFVAGGILEIQPGAVTVLADTAIRGKDLDEAKAEDARKRAEEALQNTGSNLEYATAQAELAYATAQLAAIQRLRKLRGQN, encoded by the coding sequence ATGGCAACAATCAAGGTAGACGTCGTCAGCGCGGAAGAGCAGATCTTCTCGGGCCAGGCGAAGTTCGTCGCGCTGCCGGGCGAAGCAGGTGAACTCGGCATTCTGCCGGGCCACACGCCGCTCATCACGCGGATTCGTCCGGGTGCGGTGCGCATCGAAGCTGAAAACGGTGAAGAAGAGTTTGTCTTCGTCGCCGGCGGCATCCTCGAAATCCAGCCGGGCGCTGTGACGGTTCTCGCCGACACGGCTATTCGCGGCAAGGATCTCGACGAAGCCAAGGCTGAAGATGCACGCAAGCGTGCGGAAGAAGCGCTGCAGAACACGGGTTCGAACCTCGAATACGCGACCGCGCAAGCGGAACTGGCGTACGCGACGGCTCAGCTCGCTGCGATTCAGCGTCTGCGCAAGCTGCGCGGTCAGAACTAG